One Faecalicatena sp. Marseille-Q4148 DNA window includes the following coding sequences:
- a CDS encoding stathmin-1-A, with amino-acid sequence MKKAETQEQEFLEVCSSYDHDLLTGKKEMTLKDYERITYLVSSLGYSQYLQFLIGKYMDLAQADEEREEREHEIYLEYPEYYEDEGILEEEEKWLEEFLNQLPEKKREYFEKLIKES; translated from the coding sequence ATGAAAAAAGCAGAAACGCAGGAACAGGAATTTTTAGAAGTTTGTTCTTCTTACGACCATGACCTTTTAACTGGAAAAAAAGAAATGACATTGAAAGACTATGAACGAATTACTTATTTAGTTAGTTCTCTTGGGTATAGTCAATATCTTCAATTCCTTATTGGAAAATATATGGACTTAGCACAAGCTGACGAAGAACGAGAAGAAAGAGAACATGAAATATATTTGGAATATCCAGAGTATTATGAGGACGAGGGAATTTTAGAAGAAGAAGAAAAATGGCTGGAAGAATTTTTAAATCAACTTCCAGAGAAGAAAAGAGAATATTTTGAAAAACTTATAAAAGAGAGTTAA
- a CDS encoding NUDIX domain-containing protein: MKMEKWDLYNAKREKSGITVCRGEIIPKGLYHLSVSVWIVNQQGQYLLSQRHPKKQYPLYWECTGGSVLSGETSLQGAIREVKEELGILLTPGSEKLIYQSRRENVQDFYDVWLFHKDIKIEEMRLQETEVVDVQWVNPDKLFEMFRLKHLHPLITYVDQLIG, translated from the coding sequence ATGAAAATGGAAAAATGGGATTTATATAATGCAAAACGGGAAAAGTCTGGAATAACAGTGTGCCGTGGAGAAATCATACCCAAAGGGCTGTATCATTTATCTGTGAGTGTATGGATCGTCAACCAGCAGGGGCAGTATCTTTTATCACAGCGGCATCCGAAAAAGCAATACCCTCTTTATTGGGAATGTACGGGTGGTTCTGTACTTTCCGGGGAAACCAGTTTACAAGGAGCAATCCGAGAGGTAAAAGAAGAATTAGGAATACTGCTTACTCCCGGAAGTGAAAAATTGATTTATCAGAGCAGACGGGAAAATGTGCAGGATTTTTACGATGTTTGGCTATTTCATAAGGATATAAAGATTGAAGAAATGCGTTTACAGGAAACAGAAGTTGTGGATGTTCAATGGGTAAATCCAGATAAGTTATTTGAGATGTTTCGCCTGAAACATCTGCACCCTCTAATTACCTATGTAGATCAGCTAATAGGCTGA
- a CDS encoding HAD family phosphatase: MDFNAAIFDLDGTILDSMDVWEHIDIQFLKKRNLPVPENYVTEICARSFEEAAQYTIDLFGLQETVEGIIEEWNNMAVEEYSNHVGLLPHALDYLLRLKEHGIKLAVATGLPEKLYIPCLKNNSILELFDALCSTDEVQRGKEYSDVFELAARKLGVAPEHCIVFDDVLPAIKSAKAARMLAGGIYDKYSADQRTEIERIADIYLLDFRQAPIPHKEV, encoded by the coding sequence ATGGATTTTAATGCGGCAATCTTTGATTTAGATGGAACAATTCTGGATTCAATGGATGTATGGGAGCATATAGATATTCAGTTTTTGAAAAAGAGAAATCTTCCTGTCCCGGAAAATTATGTAACTGAAATATGTGCAAGGAGTTTTGAGGAAGCCGCACAATATACCATTGATCTTTTTGGATTGCAGGAAACGGTAGAGGGAATTATTGAGGAATGGAATAATATGGCGGTCGAGGAATACAGTAACCATGTCGGTCTGCTGCCCCATGCCCTTGATTATCTTCTGCGCTTAAAAGAACATGGAATAAAACTTGCAGTTGCTACGGGGTTGCCGGAAAAGCTCTATATTCCATGCTTAAAGAACAATTCTATTTTAGAATTATTTGACGCTCTATGTTCAACAGATGAGGTTCAGCGGGGAAAAGAATATTCGGATGTCTTTGAATTGGCCGCAAGAAAATTAGGGGTTGCACCTGAACACTGTATTGTGTTTGATGATGTGCTTCCAGCAATTAAAAGCGCAAAGGCAGCCCGTATGTTAGCAGGCGGGATTTATGATAAGTATTCCGCAGATCAGCGTACAGAAATAGAAAGGATTGCGGATATTTACTTACTTGATTTTCGGCAAGCACCGATCCCACACAAAGAGGTATGA
- a CDS encoding thiamine phosphate synthase, whose amino-acid sequence MNFDYTLYLVTDRQLMSCDSLTEAVEQAILGGCTMIQLREKELSSLEFYNQAVAVKQVTDKYHIPLIINDRIDIAMAVQATGVHIGQHDLPAAAVRKVIGENMLLGVSASSIAEAIQAQQDGADYLGVGAMFPTGTKTDADSVSMEELQKIRTAVSLPIVVIGGINKGNTGRFKPMGIDGLAVVSAIIAQSDIKAAAAELKDLFCGKEKKHGF is encoded by the coding sequence ATGAACTTTGATTATACACTTTATCTTGTTACTGATCGTCAACTAATGAGCTGCGATAGCCTGACAGAAGCGGTAGAACAGGCAATTTTAGGAGGCTGCACAATGATACAACTCCGAGAAAAAGAATTGTCCTCATTAGAATTTTACAATCAGGCTGTTGCCGTGAAACAGGTTACGGATAAATACCATATTCCCCTTATCATAAACGACCGGATAGATATTGCAATGGCTGTGCAGGCTACGGGGGTACATATTGGACAGCATGATTTACCTGCGGCTGCCGTCCGCAAAGTAATTGGGGAAAATATGCTGTTGGGAGTATCTGCATCTTCCATTGCAGAAGCAATACAGGCACAACAGGATGGTGCAGATTATTTGGGAGTTGGCGCAATGTTCCCTACTGGAACTAAAACCGACGCTGATTCTGTATCAATGGAGGAATTACAGAAAATCCGCACAGCCGTTTCTTTGCCGATCGTTGTTATTGGCGGTATCAATAAAGGAAATACAGGGCGTTTCAAGCCCATGGGAATTGACGGGCTGGCTGTTGTATCTGCCATCATAGCGCAGTCCGATATAAAAGCTGCTGCTGCGGAACTGAAAGATTTATTTTGCGGAAAGGAAAAGAAACATGGATTTTAA
- the thiD gene encoding bifunctional hydroxymethylpyrimidine kinase/phosphomethylpyrimidine kinase yields the protein MKKVLSIAGSDCSGGAGIQADLKTFSAHGVFGMSVIVSVVAENTSRVIDIQDITPDMIEKQIDAVFEDIEVDAVKIGMLSTPECMKAVAKKLLQYKPQNVVIDPVMYAKNGCPLMNPTAVSTLIDTVIPLADVLTPNIPEAEKIADMQISTVSDMEAAARKIYAMGCKAIVVKGGHHIGNAVDVLFNGENFYHFETSRIDTKNTHGTGCTFSSAIASQLAKGKSVPLAVESAKAYVTMAIEHSLAIGKGCGPTHHFYELYQHGLSKE from the coding sequence ATGAAAAAAGTATTGTCCATTGCCGGATCAGATTGCAGCGGAGGTGCAGGTATTCAGGCTGATTTGAAAACTTTTTCTGCTCACGGTGTATTTGGAATGAGTGTTATTGTTTCTGTTGTTGCAGAGAACACCAGCCGTGTTATCGACATCCAAGATATTACCCCGGATATGATTGAAAAACAGATTGACGCCGTATTTGAAGATATTGAAGTGGACGCAGTAAAAATCGGTATGCTTTCTACACCAGAATGTATGAAAGCGGTGGCAAAGAAACTATTACAATATAAGCCCCAAAATGTCGTAATCGACCCGGTTATGTATGCCAAAAATGGCTGCCCATTGATGAATCCTACGGCGGTTTCCACCTTGATAGACACAGTAATTCCACTGGCCGATGTACTTACTCCGAATATTCCAGAGGCAGAGAAAATAGCAGATATGCAGATTTCCACAGTTTCAGATATGGAGGCTGCCGCAAGAAAAATATATGCCATGGGTTGTAAGGCGATTGTTGTCAAGGGTGGACATCATATAGGAAATGCTGTTGATGTCCTATTTAATGGAGAAAATTTCTACCATTTTGAAACATCCCGCATTGATACGAAAAATACTCATGGGACAGGCTGTACCTTTTCTTCTGCAATCGCTTCCCAGCTTGCAAAGGGAAAAAGTGTTCCGCTTGCAGTCGAATCTGCAAAGGCTTATGTCACAATGGCAATCGAACACTCTCTTGCGATTGGAAAAGGCTGTGGCCCAACGCACCATTTCTACGAATTGTATCAGCATGGTTTATCTAAAGAATAG
- a CDS encoding TenA family protein, whose product MAFMKDILTRNIPIWEECAATPFVQEVQTGKLPLEKFKRYMIQDSIYLKNYARIYGKAIFHADTLREIQLYYSMLNFVNDTESEVRLDYLKQFCMTDNDIELIAPLPENQNYIDFMFEIASHGKNEEILMAVLPCMLSYSYIFRKLAAVPTSRQSRYWDFIKDYADEQYAESCKEWSAFAEHKCAGLSVANKKYLADIFEKASLLELAFWKMAYRNERMEENAK is encoded by the coding sequence ATGGCATTTATGAAAGACATTTTAACCCGCAACATCCCCATTTGGGAAGAATGTGCAGCTACCCCATTTGTGCAGGAAGTGCAAACTGGAAAGCTACCTCTTGAAAAGTTCAAGAGATATATGATTCAGGATAGTATCTATCTGAAAAACTATGCCCGTATATACGGCAAGGCAATTTTTCATGCTGATACATTAAGAGAAATTCAGCTTTACTATTCCATGCTGAATTTTGTAAATGATACGGAATCAGAAGTGCGTCTGGATTATCTAAAGCAATTTTGCATGACGGATAATGATATTGAACTGATCGCTCCTCTGCCTGAAAATCAAAATTACATTGATTTCATGTTTGAGATTGCGTCACATGGAAAGAATGAAGAAATTTTAATGGCGGTTCTTCCCTGTATGCTAAGTTACAGCTATATATTCCGCAAATTGGCGGCTGTTCCTACAAGCAGACAGTCAAGATATTGGGACTTTATCAAAGATTATGCGGATGAACAATATGCAGAAAGCTGCAAAGAATGGTCTGCTTTTGCAGAGCATAAATGTGCCGGGTTATCAGTAGCAAATAAAAAGTATCTGGCTGATATTTTTGAAAAAGCAAGTTTGTTAGAGCTTGCTTTTTGGAAGATGGCCTATCGGAACGAGAGAATGGAGGAAAATGCAAAATGA
- a CDS encoding relaxase/mobilization nuclease domain-containing protein produces MATTRLMPLHVGKGRNISTAISDIIDYVENPQKTDFGKFIYGYECDTRLADAEFLLSKRQYANLTGRNQGADDVIAYHLRQAFKPGEVTPEEANQIGRELALKLTKGNHAFVVCTHVDKHHVHNHIIINSTTLDCQKKFRNFWGSTWAIRRMNDKLCLEHGLSIVENPKPSREHYGTWLGNKKQPSFQEQIRIAIDAALEEKPKDFEELLQKLETAGLEVNRERKHLRFRVPGQENYTRCDTLKGDYTEQAIKERIAGTRTVKPRHAFSKKTVSKVGLLVDIEVAIRSGKGPGYERWAKVFNLKQLSQAVLYLKEHGDMGYEDLLEKANATTTNFNTLSVQIKDLESKMNANAELQKQIVNYAKTRAVYVEYRKAGYSKKFRTEHEAEILLHQAAKNHFDELGIKKLPSVKSLREEYTDLLEQKRKAYSAYKQAKNDMKELHNVRANVEYLLEISSPPQPQRSTEKSRQ; encoded by the coding sequence GCCTCTGCATGTAGGAAAAGGTCGGAATATCTCTACTGCGATCTCAGATATTATTGATTATGTAGAAAATCCGCAGAAAACCGATTTTGGAAAATTCATTTATGGCTATGAGTGTGATACCCGGCTTGCTGATGCAGAGTTTCTTCTGTCCAAACGACAGTATGCAAATCTGACCGGCAGAAATCAGGGTGCAGATGATGTGATCGCCTACCATCTCCGTCAGGCATTTAAGCCCGGCGAAGTTACGCCAGAAGAAGCTAATCAGATCGGCAGGGAGCTGGCACTGAAGCTCACAAAAGGAAACCATGCCTTTGTTGTCTGCACCCATGTGGATAAGCACCATGTCCATAATCACATCATTATCAACTCTACTACACTGGACTGTCAGAAAAAATTTCGCAACTTCTGGGGTTCTACCTGGGCAATCCGGCGAATGAATGACAAGCTGTGTTTGGAACATGGACTTTCGATTGTAGAAAATCCGAAACCCAGCCGGGAGCATTATGGCACATGGCTGGGGAATAAAAAGCAGCCTTCCTTTCAGGAGCAGATACGCATTGCTATTGATGCTGCATTAGAGGAAAAGCCAAAAGATTTTGAGGAACTTCTACAGAAGCTGGAAACTGCTGGGCTGGAAGTCAACCGTGAAAGAAAACATCTTCGGTTCCGAGTTCCGGGACAAGAAAATTATACCCGATGCGATACGCTCAAAGGCGATTATACAGAACAAGCCATCAAAGAACGGATTGCCGGTACACGGACAGTAAAACCCCGCCATGCCTTTTCTAAAAAAACGGTTTCCAAAGTTGGATTGCTGGTTGATATTGAAGTTGCAATCCGTTCCGGCAAGGGCCCTGGTTATGAGCGCTGGGCAAAAGTGTTCAACCTAAAGCAGCTTTCTCAGGCAGTGCTCTACTTAAAAGAACATGGCGATATGGGTTATGAGGATCTTCTGGAAAAAGCCAACGCCACTACCACTAATTTCAATACCTTATCCGTTCAGATCAAAGATCTGGAGTCAAAAATGAACGCCAATGCCGAGCTGCAAAAACAGATCGTAAACTATGCGAAAACGCGGGCTGTCTATGTAGAATATCGCAAAGCCGGGTACAGCAAAAAATTCCGAACAGAACATGAAGCTGAAATTCTGCTGCACCAGGCGGCAAAGAATCATTTTGACGAGCTGGGAATCAAAAAGCTCCCCTCTGTCAAATCTCTCCGGGAGGAATACACCGATCTTCTGGAACAAAAACGGAAAGCCTATTCTGCCTATAAGCAGGCCAAAAATGATATGAAAGAACTTCATAATGTTCGGGCCAATGTGGAATACCTATTAGAGATTTCTTCCCCACCACAACCGCAGCGCAGCACAGAAAAATCCCGTCAATAA